One window of Papaver somniferum cultivar HN1 chromosome 9, ASM357369v1, whole genome shotgun sequence genomic DNA carries:
- the LOC113312634 gene encoding uncharacterized protein LOC113312634, producing MLGFVTCTVKIRSASTIGRCFKSNDFGLIDISSNVGSFGRPIASAVAAVAVAAAPISAELQLHLHLLSSLLISSSECWDLTGLGKVRGSIGAGSILEIIFNGKLMWDEYRNVSYYVPRGAILQLLVCDKHLPGTYILPLAPLDPTALPPLPPSLLPFQFCSGHPSTCSPYPFFYGLSPLFRSLDLFPSSPCLSSSTLTYAEEDHHIPNYPPFMLPIPPTSLPLPVDHHVNQQNPQGTLETTGPSSSSTSNISFSKILFVLANIPLLRKQITMVMDSTETVRQLKKSIMVASPELPDVFAIVTSSGFELLDENCCLSVYQSFMDVSRVNVIFDPSKSKPFSQGVGISATNIRSHDTNSINDCPCKLQFKVFLVVGSNTMVMEMNPLANVGE from the exons ATGTTAGGGTTTGTAACATGTACGGTTAAGATAAGATCTGCATCAACTATTGGTAGATGTTTTAAGTCGAATGATTTCGGTTTGATTGATATTAGTTCAAATGTTGGATCTTTCGGTCGTCCTATTGCAAGTGCTGTTGccgctgttgctgttgctgctgctcctatcaGTGCTGAACTCcaactccatctccatctcctttCTTCACTGCTCATCTCTTCCTCCGAAT GTTGGGATTTGACAGGTTTGGGAAAGGTGAGAGGTAGCATTGGCGCGGGGTCTATACTG GAAATAATCTTCAATGGAAAATTGATGTGGGATGAATATCGAAATGTATCTTACTATGTACCACGAGGTGCTATTCTTCAACTTCTGGTTTGTGATAAGCATCTCCCAGGTACTTATATTCTCCCTCTTGCTCCTCTTGATCCTACtgctcttcctcctcttcctcctaGCCTTCTGCCTTTTCAATTTTGTTCTGGACATCCTTCTACCTGCTCTCCTTATCCCTTCTTCTATGGTCTCTCTCCTCTCTTTCGTTCCTTggatttgtttccttcatctccatgcctttcttcttctactcttacTTATGCTGAAGAGGATCACCACATTCCCAATTACCCTCCTTTcatgcttcccatacctccaactTCACTTCCTCTACCTGTGGATCATCATGTGAACCAACAAAATCCTCAAGGTACATTGGAAACTACTGGACCTTCATCTTCATCTACTTCAAACATATCCTTCAGTAAGATTCTTTTCGTACTGGCTAATATACCATTGTTAAGGAAACAGATTACCATGGTAATGGATTCAACTGAAACAGTTCGTCAGTTGAAGAAGAGTATTATGGTTGCATCTCCTGAGCTACCAGATGTTTTCGCTATTGTTACCTCATCAGGTTTTGAACTACTTGACGAAAATTGTTGTTTGAGCGTGTATCAATCATTTATGGATGTTTCTAGAGTCAATGTGATATTTGATCCTAGTAAATCAAAGCCGTTTAGTCAAGGAGTTGGCATTAGTGCTACTAATATTCGGAGTCATGATACTAATTCTATTAACGATTGCCCATGCAAATTGCAATTCAAAGTTTTCCTGGTGGTGGGATCAAACACGATGGTCATGGAAATGAATCCGTTGGCGAATGTTGGAGAATAA
- the LOC113313206 gene encoding uncharacterized protein LOC113313206 has translation MSSEERRWRWSWSSALIGAAATATAATALAIGRPKDPTFELISIKPKSFDLKHLPIVDADLILTVHVTNPNMVPIKYSSSSMSIFYNGSFLGSAHILAGSHPPKSCQLLKLPARLHLSSPAASRLLSDVAQRKLVLDAAVDIGGTAKVLWWDHRFNVHVDSHFVVDPVFLDVIDQENKAKLQFFSG, from the coding sequence ATGAGCAGTGAAGaaaggagatggagatggagttgGAGTTCAGCACtgataggagcagcagcaacagcaacagcggCAACAGCACTTGCAATAGGACGACCGAAAGATCCAACATTTGAACTAATATCAATCAAACCGAAATCATTCGACTTAAAACATCTACCAATAGTTGATGCAGATCTTATCTTAACCGTACATGTTACAAACCCTAACATGGTACCAATCAAATACTCGTCATCTTCAATGTCTATTTTCTATAACGGTTCATTTCTCGGTTCGGCTCACATATTAGCGGGATCCCATCCTCCGAAATCTTGTCAACTTCTTAAACTTCCGGCTCGGCTTCACCTGTCTTCCCCTGCCGCTTCCCGGCTACTATCGGATGTCGCTCAACGGAAATTGGTTCTCGATGCCGCTGTTGATATCGGTGGGACAGCAAAAGTTTTATGGTGGGACCATAGGTTTAATGTACACGTggatagtcattttgttgttgatCCTGTTTTTCTTGatgttattgatcaggaaaaTAAGGCTAAGCTTCAGTTTTTTTCTGGTTGA